The following are encoded together in the Cervus elaphus chromosome 23, mCerEla1.1, whole genome shotgun sequence genome:
- the BTBD3 gene encoding BTB/POZ domain-containing protein 3, with protein MVDDKERNMKCLTFFLMLPETVKNRSKKSSKKTNPSSSSSSSSKLPPVCYEIITLKTKKKKKMAADIFPRKKPASSGSTTVQQYHQQNLSNNNLIPAPNWQGLYPTIRERNAVMFNNDLMADVHFVVGPPGGTQRLPGHKYVLAVGSSVFHAMFYGELAEDKDEIRIPDVDPAAFLTMLKYIYCDEIDLAADTVLATLYAAKKYIVPHLARACVNFLETSLSAKNACVLLSQSCLFEEPDLTQRCWEVIDAQAELALKSEGFCDIDFQTLESILRRETLNAKEIVVFEAALNWAEVECQRQDLALSIENKRKVLGKALYLIRIPTMALDDFANGAAQSGVLTLNETNDIFLWYTAAKKPELQFVSKARKGLVPQRCHRFQSCAYRSNQWRYRGRCDSIQFAVDKRVFIAGFGLYGSSCGSAEYSAKIELKRQGVVLGQNLSKYFSDGSSSTFPVWFEYPVQIEPDTFYTASVILDGNELSYFGQEGMTEVQCGKVTVQFQCSSDSTNGTGVQGGQIPELIFYA; from the exons ATGGTAGATGACAAGGAAAGGAACATGAAATGTCTCACCTTCTTCTTGATGCTTCCAGAGACGGTAAAGAACAGGTCCAAGAAAAGCTCGAAGAAAACAAatcccagcagcagcagcagcagcagcagcaagttgcCTCCAGTTTGTTATGAAATAATTACCTTGAAGactaaaaagaagaagaagatggctGCTGATATATTCCCCCGCAAAAAACCAGCCAGCTCCGGCAGCACCACTGTCCAGCAGTACCACCAGCAGAATCTCAGCAACAACAACCTTATTCCCGCCCCGAACTGGCAGGGGCTCTATCCCACCATTAGGGAGAG AAATGCGGTGATGTTCAATAATGATCTGATGGCAGACGTCCACTTTGTGGTTGGGCCACCAGGCGGGACTCAGCGGTTGCCAGGACACAAA TACGTCTTAGCTGTTGGGAGCTCTGTGTTCCATGCAATGTTTTACGGAGAACTTGCCGAGGACAAAGATGAGATCCGTATACCAGATGTCGACCCTGCGGCTTTCCTCACCATGCTGAA ATACATCTATTGTGATGAAATTGACTTGGCTGCTGACACGGTCTTGGCCACTCTTTATGCTGCCAAAAAGTACATCGTCCCTCACCTCGCCAGGGCCTGCGTCAATTTCCTGGAGACCAGCCTGAGCGCCAAGAACGCCTGTGTGCTCCTGTCCCAGAGCTGCTTGTTCGAGGAGCCGGACCTCACGCAGCGCTGCTGGGAGGTGATCGACGCCCAGGCCGAGCTGGCGCTCAAGTCCGAGGGGTTCTGCGACATCGACTTCCAGACGCTGGAAAGCATCCTCCGCAGGGAAACTCTGAATGCCAAAGAAATTGTGGTCTTCGAGGCCGCTCTCAACTGGGCTGAGGTGGAATGCCAGCGACAGGATCTGGCTTTGAGCATTGAGAACAAGCGCAAGGTGCTGGGCAAAGCGCTCTACTTGATCCGCATCCCGACCATGGCCCTGGACGATTTCGCCAACGGTGCTGCGCAGTCCGGCGTCTTGACTCTGAACGAGACCAACGACATCTTCCTCTGGTACACGGCGGCCAAGAAGCCCGAGCTGCAGTTCGTGAGCAAGGCCCGCAAGGGGCTGGTGCCGCAGCGCTGCCACCGCTTCCAGTCCTGCGCCTACCGGAGCAACCAGTGGCGCTACCGGGGCCGCTGCGACAGCATCCAGTTCGCCGTGGACAAGAGGGTCTTCATCGCGGGCTTCGGGCTGTACGGCTCCAGCTGCGGCTCGGCCGAGTACAGCGCCAAGATCGAGCTCAAGCGGCAGGGCGTGGTCCTGGGGCAGAACCTCAGCAAATACTTCTCGGACGGCTCGAGCAGCACGTTCCCCGTGTGGTTCGAGTACCCGGTGCAGATCGAGCCGGACACCTTCTACACGGCCAGCGTCATCCTGGACGGCAACGAGCTCAGCTACTTCGGGCAGGAAGGCATGACGGAGGTGCAGTGTGGCAAGGTCACCGTGCAGTTCCAGTGCTCGTCCGACAGCACCAACGGCACGGGCGTGCAGGGCGGCCAGATCCCCGAGCTCATCTTCTACGCCTGA